ACTACAAAAATACTTTCCTTCAAGGCCATTATCGTGTCTCCTGATGGACAGGAATGCGCTGAGGCTTCCATCGAAATGCCCATAAAATGTCGTGAAGACTGTGTGAAGGCTGGAATACAGTTAGGCGATAAGTTGGTGGCTCGCGGTGGGAAAAAGATATTGGACGCCATAGACTACCAACGTATAAACCAGCCTCCCCAATCATCGAGCGAAAACTCTTCGCTTTTCACCACATCTTCCCCCACCACCAGTTAACCTGTCAAAAGACAATCATTTCGCATAACGGCCCACATCGGCTGTCACGTGATTTTTTTGTCCTACACAAAAATAGATCCAGACATGGGCCCATCCTGCCACTAATTTACATGGCCCGTCGTCCCATATGTAATGACCTTGCATCGTGCGTTGCACGCTCTTGTGAATAGAAACCACGCCATGAAGTTATGTATTACTCTCCTTTTAAATCACCAGTTTCGATCCGATGTGGATCGCCGTGGTTTGCGCTGTCCCTCGTTCCGCCTGCATACTCTCCTGACTCTCGTTTGTGGGCTCAGACTGGACGTGGAGTCGCCCCATTTTTCGCACCAGGTCGCACAGTCTCTGGTGCCGCATCGCCCCATCTCTCGTATAAACCGACATCGGATAGCTCTCTAAACGAGCTATGCTGCGAAAAAAAAACACAAGtataaatatatttattaCTCGCTTTCTGGTAATTTTATTGATACCCAAACatggatcttcttcttgaagcGTGTGACTACTACTTGTTTGACCGTGCATATGCCGTGTTGTTGCCCAGCCCTGGAAACTCCACAACCTTGGCCACTACGCCCTTGTACACCGACCTTAACGTTAAAGTTCCCACTGCCCTCAACTACGTCTACCAGAAATTACTCACTTTAAAAAGTACAGATGTGTACGGAGAACCCTCGATCTTGCCTGCATCACCCTACACGTATGCCTCGATTTTATCCCGTTCCAATATAGTAAGACAATTCATAAGCATTTTCCTTGTTACATGTCTTTTTGGGTGGATTGCCTACTTTTCAGTGGCTGGATTCGCTTATCTCACCGTTTTTGACAAACGGGTGTTCAACCATCCTcggtacttgaagaaccaaatGTCTATGGAAATCCACCAGGCCCTCACGTCCATCCCCCAGATGGTATTGTTGACAGTGCCATTTTTCTTAATCGAGTTGCACGGGTACTCTCGTTTAAATGGAACCTTATACGACATTTTCGACAACAAGACGAAGTTATTGTTACAAACATTAACTTTCTTAATGTTCACTGACTGTGGAATCTACTTCATCCATAGATGGTTACATATTCCTTCGGTTTACAAGAAGTTACATAAACCCCATCACAAGTGGATTGTATGTACTCCATTTGCTAGTCATGCATTCCACCCAGTTGATGGTTGGGCTCAGTCCTTGCCCTATCACTTTTATCCCTTGTTTTTCCCATTACACAAGGTGTTGTACTTATTCTTGTTCGGTTTTGTCAACTTCTGGACGGTGATGATCCACGATGGGCAATACTTGCTGAACGACCCGGTGGTAAACGGGACTGCATGTCACACCATCCACCACTTGTACTTCAACTATAACTATGGACAATTCACCACTTTGTGGGACCGGTTGTGCCGGTCCTACAGACGGCCAGATGACTCGTTGTTTACCAGAGGAATCTTGTCATCAGATAAGAGGGAGACCGAGAAGATACGGAGACGGTTGGAAGGTAAAGACGACCGGACCTACACCAAGTAGATGCTGGCCAGAGATTTTAATTATGGTGTATAGAATAACGGCTTCAATATATTGACTATCATAAGCAAAGAGATGAATTATATCAACTACAATTCACTATACGTCTTCTTAAATAATGGTGGAGGAAACTCTTTATCACccaaaacttcaaagtCCTGGTACCCGGTTCTTAAATATTGTTCAATGTCTCGCATGAACTCTAGTGCCTTGCCCTGGTCAAATTTTGCACCCTTCTCATaattttgcaacaacaTTTGGCGATACTGACTTAGTCTTTTTTCGACTCTGTCAAACCGGTAACCGAGATACAAGGGATAGAACCGATCGTTGGTAAAAGACGTGGCGACGGCTGGCCTTTCGGTGGTGGCACATGTCAGGTCATACCGGTTGGGATCCTCAGGAATAAAACTGGTAACGTAGGTGATTCTATCAAAATTGTTCACGGGCTTAGTGGCAATGTGCTTGATGACACGACCCTGAAGCATAGTGGCACAGCCAACAGTGGTGTTAGGAATCCGGAGAATGGACTCGTCTCCAAGCCGTATTCCCGTCTCACCTCCAATCATCTCTTCGGGCGCACTGAGCATCACCACACACACAAGTGGTGGAGAATCGTAGTGCCAGTTGACACCGGCAGCCATCTTGTCGTTAACGCTTTTCAAGGCTTTGTAATCCACGTCGGGATCTAATTGCGGCTTGCTACTATCGGCAAGTGAAACATTGACATGAGAAAGGGAAAATTGGTGAGGAATCGTGAGCTTGTCGTTcatgatttcattgatgatgCCACGGAGCTCAGGACTATTCCACGCCGCTTTGCAAAAGATGGTATCGTCAATGAATCCACTGATgttgaagtccaagttggaagCACCGGTAGAATGGCCGGGCAGAACAAGCCTTCCGTGTTTCTTAAGGAGCGCCTCGTTGCTGAAAATCTCATATTTCATCATGTCAACAGCTTCGATAGTAAATAGACTGAACGGGTCAGTAGCTGCAATTTCGTTGATTGGCTTAACATGTGTGTTGGTGATACCAAGGTCGGCAAATCCGTACTTTTTGGCAACCCCTCGGTAGTCCAAGTGCCGTTTGGGATCAAATTTAAGGGAAGAGTCGAACCCAGGCTTGGACGTGAGTTCGTCCACTACCCTTT
Above is a window of Yamadazyma tenuis chromosome 1, complete sequence DNA encoding:
- the ERG3 gene encoding c-5 sterol desaturase (COG:I; EggNog:ENOG503NVB3); translation: MDLLLEACDYYLFDRAYAVLLPSPGNSTTLATTPLYTDLNVKVPTALNYVYQKLLTLKSTDVYGEPSILPASPYTYASILSRSNIVRQFISIFLVTCLFGWIAYFSVAGFAYLTVFDKRVFNHPRYLKNQMSMEIHQALTSIPQMVLLTVPFFLIELHGYSRLNGTLYDIFDNKTKLLLQTLTFLMFTDCGIYFIHRWLHIPSVYKKLHKPHHKWIVCTPFASHAFHPVDGWAQSLPYHFYPLFFPLHKVLYLFLFGFVNFWTVMIHDGQYLSNDPVVNGTACHTIHHLYFNYNYGQFTTLWDRLCRSYRRPDDSLFTRGILSSDKRETEKIRRRLEGKDDRTYTK
- a CDS encoding uncharacterized protein (EggNog:ENOG503NXDQ), with the translated sequence MNYEDVLNENHSLDIPQSVFDTEIQRVVDELTSKPGFDSSLKFDPKRHLDYRGVAKKYGFADLGITNTHVKPINEIAATDPFSLFTIEAVDMMKYEIFSNEALLKKHGRLVSPGHSTGASNLDFNISGFIDDTIFCKAAWNSPELRGIINEIMNDKLTIPHQFSLSHVNVSLADSSKPQLDPDVDYKALKSVNDKMAAGVNWHYDSPPLVCVVMLSAPEEMIGGETGIRLGDESILRIPNTTVGCATMLQGRVIKHIATKPVNNFDRITYVTSFIPEDPNRYDSTCATTERPAVATSFTNDRFYPLYLGYRFDRVEKRLSQYRQMLLQNYEKGAKFDQGKALEFMRDIEQYLRTGYQDFEVLGDKEFPPPLFKKTYSEL